The DNA region ACAGAGATGATCggtttttccacagattatccgtctcattacactgtcacaacagagtgatagttttaacaaaaagagtttataaaagttacctactgttgctttcattatttcagGAGGTATTTATGTTCATAATCATCTCAACTAGCACATGATTGAATATTGGAAGAAAAAGTATATTAAATTTTTAacgttttccacattttgtgcaACTAAAATACGATGTATGGcactcatttatttttccatttttactgTAACATCCTTGATTAAAATGTAGCACAACTAAATCCCTTAAGATGTGACTTCATTAGTTCAAAACATTGCAACTGTGTGCAGTTCAGCACAGTTTAGTGGGACCTAATTAATTTTTAGTAGATGATATATTTGCCTGTGTTAATACAAAATCCTCTTTGTTTTCCAAACCCAAGTGGTTGAAATTGTGAAGGTCTGATTGGAAACGACTGAAGTACAGTCGTTTCCAATCATAAATGCAATGTTTTCATCGGATCATTGAAACCTACCTAGTTTGTAGGTAGGTTTCGgacctgccgattctgattttgccgataccattttttttttttgtctgaaatgtcattAAATATAGCAGGAAAGTTGTTGATTTGGCAACAGTGGAGCGACTCTTGTTACGtgcaaacgtgcagacatgacccGATGGGTGGGGCCaacagtcaaacctctcacagGTGAGCAGGAGAGGACAGTGGTTGGTTTCAAGACATTTGCTGGGGTAGATGATATCAGGTGAAAAGATTGGCTACACATTGAAGTATTGGCCAATCACCAATCtctgaaaatgaaggaaattttTACCAATGAATCGGCTGCACCCCTAATTAAAATCAAAGTATTTCACAggataaaaccaaaaaaagcagCATTGTTTTTGATGTCCAGTCCCTAACTGAAGGAAGGAAGCATTGCACAACATGTAACACAATAGAACCAAAGAAAAAGCAGACACTGTAGAAAAACCTAATCAGTCcagccaaaaataaaagaaaatttgagaaTGAGAAGGTAATATAAAACTGCAATTACTATCCACAAGTAATTGatacttttcttctctttctttcccctTCAGGGAGATTCAGGCGGACCTCTGATGGTTCAACTCCAGAATAGTTCTCAGTGGGTCCAAGCAGGGGTTGTGAGCTTTGGTGAGGGATGTGCTGTCCCAATGAAACCAGGCGTCTACACCCGAGTGTCCCAGTACCAGAGCTGGATCAGCGATACGGTCACTGGCATGGAGCCAGGCTTCGTTACCTTCACCTCGGCCGGCATCGACAGCGACCTACACTTCACCtgtactactactactactaccaccaccaccaccaccactgcCCACACCTCCACCACCACCGCCCACACCACCACTCCCAGTATGACCACTGACGACAGTATTTTTGGCAGTGGGGAAACCCTGAGCCACTTCACTCACTTCATGGGAATTGCTGTTCTTGCTCTATTCCTTCATTTCCTTGTGGGCGGTGCTTGGAAGTAAATCTTTTACTGAGGATTATGCGATGCACAGATAGGAAAAAGGTTATGTTTTATACTTCACTGCAGTATAAAATATGTGCTTCTAAACACagtgaaagttttaaaattaaaaagttatttgtctTTTGAGCAGTTAACTAAATTCATTTTGAATAGTATTGCTGTTAATATGTAGCTAAGTAACATGGGGGTTAATCTGAGCCAACAGGAATATTGTGACATGTATTGCCAATCAAGTAatacaaatgatcaaatattgtgacattagagccaagttaattttttaaaaatctgacctatttttaatctgttttaaatgattCTATAACAAGTGAATTTTGGTTTTCAGACATGGTGTgaatttggtgtgtttttatttatatccaTGGCAGAAACATTTTACCATTGTTTTATGAAATTGTATATTTGTTTTGGATAAATGCATTTGTCATTTTCCAGATAGAAATAATAGTGGAATatgtgtggcttttttttttaacaagaagacattaataaaatgatCAACCATCATCCAGTAACAATATAACCTGATAGTGGTGTCATTTACAAGATTTCAAGCTCTAATATTCAAGAACACAGACAATGTCAGACCATGTTTAATGTTTGGCAGATTAAAATTAATATGAAGAGAACTAAAAGAATTTTTTGAagatagacatttttaaaactgatttacCAATAAGTTCCATTAGACGTTTGTAGGTATTCCAGTCCTGTATAACAGACTATCAGCCTTACCATTtctaaatctataaataaatattgtttctatttattatctaagattttagattttcaatTTAAGAGCCCTATGTAAGATCTTAGATTTTACCCTGATTTTAccgcgctctctctctctctctctctctctctctctctgcaaaCACTACTTTCACACTTTTTCAAAATGGCACTCAGAAACGTATTCTGCTCCATGTTGAGCCACCGTTTCCATGACCGGCTTGAATTCTGCTCCTTtccctgaaatgttttctgcGTTGTGTCCAGTTTGTTCCCACCTCCATTCCTGCAAATTAGTTTTAACTGCGCGTCGTTGTAGCCCCATTCTTTCTAACTGCACACAATTTGAAGAAAAAGCTTCGCCAGAATGGAACCtccatcttcctgtttttatgtcttaatAATTTACAGAGGAATAAAAGGTAAGTGAAGCTCAGCAAAGTTTAATGAGAAGTAAGTTAAACCTCCTGCGCTTATGTTTTAACAATCTGACCCACATTGTCCCTCTGGGATGAATGAAACTGTGGGGCTGAAAGGCAATAACATTTTGGGAAACAACCAGTCAAGCCTTCAGTATAAAAGCTTCTTATCCTACAGCGTCAACATGTGTAATCCTCACACCCTCCTTTTCTCCTTTCACCTCCAAATATCCTTTCTATTCATCCatactaaaataatttcaaacttgTCCTACTTACTTGGATAAAACCACCTTGAACTAAAACCAAATACCATTAGAGTTAGCCCCACTCCCTCTGCatcttttaaaatctgacatttgcTATTAATGGGTGTTCAGGATTAGAAAAGGTTATAATATTCAAGAGGCTCAAACTGATTATACAGAGTACATCTATCATCAATGTCAAAGAGAAAGTAGATATTTCACTCAATGGCATAAAATCAATTCTTTTATAAATTAGCCTTATACATAGAGTATATACAAAACCAGAGTGACTTTAAATGCAGTGAGTTGGATTTCTGTTTGAATGATAcaagtattttaaatgttttactatcTCTAAATATCTCTATTACTATACAgtaaaatatcagatttattcTGGTTAAATAAACTGGCTTCAAAGTCCTCCATACAGActtcagtgttaaaaaaaaaaaaagagagctaCATTACCAGACTATTTTCTATTGGAAATAAAGGCATCCAGTTTTTCAGGACAATGTTCAGGAAGAAAGCagccatcaagtactgcagaatctgttaatcacccacagattcaatccaggtgtgtggcagaagggaaacacctgaaacatgcagggcaggggggccagAGGACGGGAACCGAGAAACACTGCATTAGACCTTTGCTATGTTTAATCATCGTGGCcatttgtgcttctttttaGTTGTATTAAACTCAGAAGTGGTCAAAATGTATAACTGCTCTAGTATTAATAGAAAATTATTGTATTTCTCTTCAATTTGCCCTCTTAGTTGACACAAGTTAACTATTTAGTAAAACTGTTTCCCAGTGTTTAGGATTATTACTAGCTGGGTGGCATCCTGAACTAAACTGGCCAATTAGattatctatccatccatccattttctgttcacccttgtccctaatggggtcgggagggttgctggtgtctatctccagctacgttccgggcgagaggcggggtcaccctggacaggtcgccagtctgtcgcagggcaacacagagacaggataaacaaccattcacacacacactcacacctaaggagaatttagagagagagaccaattaacctgacagtcatgtttttggactgtgggaggaagccggagtacccggagagaacccacgcatgcacatggagaacatgcaaactccatgcagaaagaccccgggccgggaatcgaacccaggacctttgtgctgcaaggcaacagtgctaccaactgcaccactgtgcagccccattTAGATTATATATTGTTAAAACAGAGAAAGCCATGATGCATAAACAACCTCGTCTAGCTTATTTGAGTTGCACGCCATGACAACATAACCTTGCTTCCCAAAAACACTCTGTGCATAGCGCTTCAGGTACAGTCATTACCAACTAATTGATCCAGATAGACAAGTTTGGATTCATTCTTGTTCTTTTAAGATCCAAGCCAGACCACAGAGAGAGCTCATTTGTGATCAGAGCAGTTTATTGGACCTCATGTCACTTTGGGTGGagctaaacacagaaaag from Xiphophorus maculatus strain JP 163 A chromosome 14, X_maculatus-5.0-male, whole genome shotgun sequence includes:
- the LOC111611051 gene encoding transmembrane protease serine 9-like, with the translated sequence MTRWVGPTVKPLTVLFFSFFPLQGDSGGPLMVQLQNSSQWVQAGVVSFGEGCAVPMKPGVYTRVSQYQSWISDTVTGMEPGFVTFTSAGIDSDLHFTCTTTTTTTTTTTTAHTSTTTAHTTTPSMTTDDSIFGSGETLSHFTHFMGIAVLALFLHFLVGGAWK